A section of the Clostridium sp. TW13 genome encodes:
- a CDS encoding DNA alkylation repair protein, whose translation MNRVIRKQLFQLAEEDYKKFSSALIPNIDNVLGVRLPKLRKIAKQIAREDWREFEKEYSCEYFEEVMLQGMVLGYVKTDIEEIIQYVTDFVPKINNWSVCDSFCVGLKFTKDNMDRVWFFIQSYLFSTQEYEVRFGVVMLLNFYIKNEYLDKVFNLLDEIKHPGYYAKMAVAWAVSMCYVQFPEKTMKYLKNNSLDDFTYNKSLQKITESLKIHTDEKAIIRSMKRCILE comes from the coding sequence ATGAATCGAGTAATTAGAAAACAACTTTTTCAATTAGCAGAAGAGGACTATAAGAAATTTTCCTCAGCACTAATACCTAATATAGATAATGTTTTAGGGGTTAGATTACCTAAGCTTAGAAAGATAGCTAAACAAATTGCCAGAGAAGATTGGCGAGAATTTGAGAAGGAATACAGTTGTGAGTATTTTGAAGAGGTAATGCTTCAAGGCATGGTACTTGGGTATGTTAAAACAGATATAGAGGAAATTATTCAGTATGTTACTGATTTTGTTCCTAAAATAAATAATTGGTCTGTATGTGATAGTTTTTGTGTTGGATTAAAGTTTACTAAGGATAATATGGATAGAGTATGGTTTTTTATACAATCATATTTGTTTTCAACACAGGAATATGAGGTCAGATTTGGTGTTGTTATGTTGCTAAATTTTTATATAAAAAATGAATACTTGGATAAGGTGTTTAACTTGTTAGATGAGATTAAGCACCCTGGTTATTATGCAAAGATGGCTGTGGCTTGGGCCGTATCTATGTGTTATGTGCAGTTTCCAGAAAAGACTATGAAATATTTAAAGAATAACTCTTTGGATGATTTTACTTATAATAAATCATTACAAAAAATTACTGAATCCTTGAAAATTCATACGGATGAAAAGGCAATTATAAGGAGCATGAAAAGATGTATTTTAGAATGA
- a CDS encoding flavodoxin, translating to MQIVYWSSTGNTEKIAELIKKGVIESGKEANTITVSDVNIDEFLKEDILVLGCSAMGDETLEESEFEPFIEQISNKISGKKVALFGSYGWGDGQWMRDFEERILGYGCTLIDTPLIVQNTPDDDDQQCIDLGKKIALT from the coding sequence ATGCAAATAGTCTATTGGTCAAGCACAGGCAATACTGAAAAGATAGCAGAATTAATCAAAAAAGGAGTTATAGAATCAGGTAAAGAGGCTAATACTATAACTGTTTCAGATGTAAATATAGATGAATTTCTAAAAGAAGATATTTTAGTTTTAGGATGTTCAGCTATGGGAGATGAAACATTAGAGGAATCAGAATTTGAACCATTCATAGAACAAATTTCAAATAAGATATCTGGTAAAAAAGTTGCTTTATTTGGCTCATATGGATGGGGCGACGGTCAATGGATGAGAGATTTTGAAGAAAGAATACTTGGATATGGGTGTACATTAATTGATACTCCGCTAATAGTTCAAAATACTCCTGACGATGACGATCAACAATGTATAGATTTAGGCAAAAAAATTGCATTAACATAA
- a CDS encoding DUF3793 family protein, with translation MEYLDFHSKLDSMHNKDYIENFLVYNSSLVIAGVKPGVTVTINKYNDKLYESWNDYGAKFISSINLKFISLRSNSTSLIILIYDELLLKNELFSNAHRNFLINLGYPDTRYIDDYIYTLKSRYELYNCPHELGLFLGIPFEDVKDFIDCTTKKCLLCRYWKVYNDTEKAKLIFNKYDTVKEFTIKNILAGNSSRDLALSIKNSFNTEIHYI, from the coding sequence ATGGAATATCTAGATTTTCACTCTAAATTAGACTCAATGCACAATAAAGATTATATCGAAAACTTTTTAGTATATAATTCATCTTTAGTGATTGCAGGAGTAAAACCAGGTGTTACTGTTACAATAAATAAATATAATGATAAATTATATGAATCATGGAATGACTATGGAGCAAAATTCATATCTAGCATAAATTTAAAATTTATAAGTTTGAGAAGCAATTCTACCTCACTAATAATTTTGATTTATGACGAACTTCTATTAAAAAATGAACTTTTTAGTAACGCTCATAGGAATTTCTTAATTAATTTAGGGTATCCTGATACTAGATACATTGATGACTATATTTATACTTTAAAATCTAGATATGAACTATATAATTGCCCTCATGAATTAGGATTATTTCTTGGAATACCTTTCGAAGATGTAAAAGACTTTATAGATTGTACTACTAAGAAATGTCTCTTATGTAGATATTGGAAGGTTTATAATGATACAGAAAAAGCAAAATTAATTTTTAATAAGTATGACACAGTAAAGGAATTTACAATAAAAAATATTCTTGCTGGAAATTCATCGCGTGATCTAGCATTAAGTATTAAAAATTCCTTTAACACAGAAATACATTACATTTGA
- a CDS encoding heme NO-binding domain-containing protein has translation MKGTVVSTWIKTNRKLFGDSVVNESLNFIGWGSDKIFSPIENIKDDEVKKLIAHIAQKENMEVGVLWRKIGQDNIKSFSQDYPAFFKHDNVYSFLKSMYDVHVVMTKKFTGAKPPLVLIEPISRREAVFSYNSSRGMFDYFKGMLEGSCEYFNEKVQIEEISKTDSELKLKLIFDKDIYYSKKYFFNRLFSLGFIKSFGVKAGLFTFIISAIVMVPMLGLNNIVKALIGSGISGIAAFAVVSLMMGPKNIINEEIQRVINNQYNIDGKIITNDFFEEIFEALKNHKKVIQADFVGFKGVTDEMNTFVDTINNISDTMKHTSDEIGGVVEQVANGAVMQAENTDIAVQALNGNITALRNIVKNENSNKTELEAAVNKINNSYENVDSASRNILSSLEKFNEVKTQGSKLEVKAKDITNIVSIVSGISEQTNLLALNASIEAARAGEQGRGFSVVAESIRKLAEQSKEAVEEINTNLEQFVEEIKSLVVNIESQYVVLEKETDSLGMVRNISFEANQSVKSVASSMIDTIDKLNTEADSISSVYDSIESLAAIAQENSASSEEVSANVINYTNEIKKLIDNIHDFKGITEAFKNDLEKYKI, from the coding sequence TTGAAGGGTACAGTTGTATCAACTTGGATAAAAACGAATAGGAAGTTGTTTGGAGACTCAGTAGTAAATGAGTCTTTGAATTTTATTGGTTGGGGAAGTGATAAGATATTTTCTCCAATTGAAAATATCAAAGATGATGAAGTTAAAAAATTAATAGCTCATATAGCTCAAAAAGAGAATATGGAAGTAGGAGTATTGTGGAGAAAAATTGGACAAGATAATATAAAATCTTTCAGTCAAGATTATCCTGCGTTTTTCAAACATGATAATGTATATTCATTTCTAAAATCTATGTATGATGTGCATGTGGTAATGACAAAAAAATTTACAGGGGCTAAACCTCCTTTAGTACTAATAGAACCTATATCGAGGAGAGAAGCAGTATTTAGTTACAATTCATCAAGAGGAATGTTTGATTATTTCAAGGGTATGCTAGAAGGATCTTGTGAATATTTTAATGAGAAGGTACAGATAGAAGAAATATCAAAAACAGATAGTGAGTTAAAGTTAAAGCTTATATTTGATAAAGATATTTATTATAGTAAAAAATATTTTTTTAATAGATTATTTTCTTTAGGATTTATTAAGAGCTTTGGAGTAAAAGCAGGTTTATTTACTTTTATAATATCAGCTATTGTTATGGTACCAATGTTAGGTTTAAATAATATAGTCAAAGCACTAATTGGAAGTGGTATATCTGGTATAGCAGCTTTTGCTGTGGTTTCACTAATGATGGGACCTAAAAATATAATAAATGAAGAGATACAAAGAGTAATTAATAATCAATATAATATTGATGGTAAAATTATTACTAATGATTTTTTTGAAGAAATATTTGAAGCATTAAAAAATCATAAGAAAGTTATTCAAGCAGATTTTGTTGGGTTTAAGGGTGTTACAGATGAAATGAATACATTTGTAGATACAATTAATAATATATCAGATACAATGAAACATACTTCAGATGAAATTGGAGGAGTTGTTGAACAAGTTGCTAATGGAGCAGTTATGCAAGCAGAAAATACGGATATAGCAGTGCAAGCACTTAATGGAAATATTACAGCATTAAGAAATATAGTTAAAAATGAAAACTCAAATAAAACTGAACTTGAAGCAGCTGTGAATAAAATAAATAATAGCTACGAAAATGTAGATAGTGCAAGTAGGAATATTTTAAGTTCTTTAGAAAAATTCAATGAAGTAAAGACACAGGGTTCAAAGCTTGAAGTTAAGGCAAAAGATATAACTAATATTGTTTCTATAGTTTCAGGGATATCAGAACAAACTAATCTATTAGCTTTAAATGCATCCATAGAGGCTGCTAGAGCAGGAGAACAGGGAAGAGGATTTTCTGTTGTTGCCGAATCAATAAGAAAGTTAGCAGAACAATCTAAGGAGGCTGTTGAAGAGATTAACACAAATTTAGAACAATTTGTTGAAGAAATTAAATCTCTAGTAGTTAATATAGAAAGTCAATATGTTGTGTTGGAAAAAGAAACAGATAGTTTAGGAATGGTTAGAAACATAAGTTTTGAAGCTAATCAATCAGTGAAAAGTGTAGCATCTTCTATGATAGATACTATAGATAAACTTAATACAGAGGCGGATTCTATTTCTAGTGTTTATGATAGTATAGAATCTTTAGCTGCTATAGCTCAAGAAAATTCAGCATCTTCAGAAGAAGTAAGTGCCAATGTAATAAATTATACAAATGAGATTAAGAAGCTTATAGATAATATACATGATTTTAAGGGAATTACTGAGGCATTTAAAAATGACTTAGAAAAATATAAGATATAA
- a CDS encoding cytochrome b5 domain-containing protein, with translation MSIYFDARAISDLIGDNFFRADKEFTIEELAKYDGTNGNPSYVAISGVVYDVSNSEPWKVGKHFGLLPGKDLTEEFNSCHGLIQILNSLPKVGVLSGSTGMGTTQAGGMTTGGMFGGSTTGGMNMGGGMMGQGTTSTTGGMFGGSTTGGMNAGGGMMGQGTTSTTGGMFGESTTGGMNMGGGMMGQGTTSTTGGMFGGSTTGGMNAGGGMMDQGTTSTTGGMFGESTTGGMNMGGGMMGQGTTSTTGGMFGGSTTGGMNMGGGMMDQGTTSTTGGMFGGSTTGGMNMGGGMMGQGTTSTTGGMFGGSTTGGMNMGGGMMGQGTTSTTGGVTTGTTGSTPSTTNFNPDDWVYYIVPLVNRALAEADQGINPRHLYQEFILAGVLVGMGRTPQEAIDLVEEWEANGTSQLLAKSKANRSFYY, from the coding sequence ATGTCTATATATTTTGACGCAAGAGCAATTAGTGATCTTATAGGAGATAATTTTTTTAGAGCAGATAAGGAATTTACAATAGAAGAATTAGCAAAGTATGATGGAACTAACGGAAATCCATCATATGTTGCTATTAGTGGAGTTGTTTATGATGTTAGTAATTCAGAACCTTGGAAAGTTGGTAAGCATTTTGGACTTTTACCAGGTAAGGATTTAACAGAGGAATTTAATTCTTGCCATGGGTTGATTCAAATTCTTAACAGTCTGCCAAAGGTGGGAGTACTTAGTGGAAGTACTGGAATGGGAACTACACAAGCAGGAGGAATGACTACCGGAGGGATGTTTGGAGGAAGCACCACTGGAGGAATGAACATGGGTGGTGGAATGATGGGCCAAGGAACAACCTCAACAACAGGAGGGATGTTTGGAGGAAGCACCACTGGAGGAATGAATGCTGGTGGTGGAATGATGGGCCAAGGAACAACCTCAACAACAGGAGGGATGTTTGGAGAAAGCACCACTGGAGGAATGAACATGGGTGGTGGAATGATGGGCCAAGGAACAACCTCAACAACAGGAGGGATGTTTGGAGGAAGCACCACTGGAGGAATGAATGCTGGTGGTGGAATGATGGACCAAGGAACAACCTCAACAACAGGAGGGATGTTTGGAGAAAGCACCACTGGAGGAATGAACATGGGTGGTGGAATGATGGGCCAAGGAACAACCTCAACAACAGGAGGGATGTTTGGAGGAAGCACCACTGGAGGAATGAACATGGGTGGTGGAATGATGGACCAAGGAACAACCTCAACAACAGGAGGGATGTTTGGAGGAAGCACCACTGGAGGAATGAACATGGGTGGTGGAATGATGGGCCAAGGAACAACCTCAACAACAGGAGGGATGTTTGGAGGAAGCACCACTGGAGGAATGAACATGGGTGGTGGAATGATGGGCCAAGGAACAACTTCAACAACAGGAGGAGTTACTACTGGTACTACAGGTTCAACTCCTAGTACAACTAACTTTAATCCAGATGATTGGGTATATTATATTGTTCCTTTAGTTAATCGTGCTTTAGCAGAAGCTGATCAAGGAATTAATCCAAGACACTTGTATCAGGAATTTATTTTGGCTGGTGTACTTGTGGGAATGGGAAGAACCCCTCAAGAAGCTATTGATTTAGTGGAAGAGTGGGAAGCTAATGGAACATCTCAATTGTTAGCAAAAAGCAAAGCTAATAGATCATTTTATTACTAA
- a CDS encoding ABC transporter substrate-binding protein, with the protein MKINIKHFNIFIIIHLVLVIILIYPLNTIAQAPSNLPKSRLDAIREKGVLTVVSSNDVPFAYIDPLTKEFSGLDADIIREIAKRLGINKVEMTTPTPFNDLITALNSNENIDLITDGMYVTDERKKEVQFTNTWYNESEAIVTPQISKIVFKDDLKTAVVGALRGTAFLDLAQKWKKEGSVKDVIIFDNENDLLNAVNTNKIDAAITDSIVATYLISQNTNYYLKILDSKTYIPEAPGKIAAAAKKGDTTLVEAINKVLDDMKADRTLMKILKKYGLNENYFVAIKEGHLSNL; encoded by the coding sequence ATGAAAATAAATATCAAACATTTTAACATATTTATTATTATACATTTAGTGTTAGTAATAATTTTAATATATCCATTAAACACTATTGCACAAGCACCTTCTAATCTTCCTAAAAGTAGATTAGACGCAATAAGAGAAAAAGGAGTACTAACAGTTGTATCATCAAATGATGTGCCTTTTGCTTATATAGACCCTTTGACAAAAGAATTTTCTGGCTTAGATGCTGACATCATCAGAGAAATTGCTAAACGATTAGGGATAAATAAAGTTGAAATGACTACCCCAACACCATTTAATGATTTAATAACAGCATTAAATTCAAATGAAAACATAGATTTGATTACAGATGGAATGTATGTTACAGATGAACGAAAAAAAGAAGTTCAATTTACAAATACATGGTATAACGAATCCGAAGCAATTGTTACCCCTCAAATATCAAAAATAGTTTTTAAAGATGACTTAAAAACTGCAGTAGTAGGTGCCTTAAGAGGAACAGCCTTTTTAGACTTGGCACAAAAGTGGAAAAAGGAAGGCTCAGTAAAAGATGTTATAATATTCGATAATGAAAATGACTTACTTAATGCAGTGAATACAAACAAAATAGATGCAGCAATAACAGATTCAATTGTAGCAACTTATTTAATTTCTCAAAATACTAACTACTATTTAAAAATATTAGATTCTAAAACGTACATACCAGAAGCACCCGGAAAAATTGCTGCTGCCGCAAAAAAAGGTGACACAACATTGGTGGAAGCAATTAATAAAGTACTAGATGATATGAAAGCTGATAGAACTCTTATGAAAATCCTTAAGAAATACGGTTTAAATGAAAATTACTTTGTTGCTATTAAAGAAGGACATTTATCAAATCTCTAG
- a CDS encoding deoxyribonuclease IV: protein MFNIGCHLSTSKGFENMGKEAISINANTFQFFSRNPRGGKAKEIDKEDVCAFLKLAKENNFSKILAHAPYTLNACSADEKIRKFALEMMADDLERMEYIPNNLYNFHPGSHVNQGLDVGINYISNMLNTILKPDQTTTVLLETMAGKGTEVGRNFEELKMILDKVTLSDKLGVCIDTCHIYDAGYDIVNDLDGVLDEFDRVIGLNKLYAIHLNDSKNPYNSHKDRHEKIGEGSLGVETFSKIINHPKLKGIPFFLETPNELAGYGEEIKLLRSLYRE from the coding sequence ATGTTTAATATAGGGTGTCATCTATCTACATCAAAGGGATTTGAAAACATGGGCAAGGAGGCAATTAGTATAAACGCAAATACTTTTCAATTTTTTAGCCGTAATCCTAGAGGTGGAAAAGCGAAAGAAATAGATAAAGAGGATGTATGTGCATTTTTAAAATTAGCTAAGGAAAATAATTTTTCAAAAATTTTAGCTCATGCTCCATACACATTAAATGCTTGTTCTGCAGACGAGAAGATAAGGAAATTTGCGTTGGAAATGATGGCAGATGATTTAGAAAGAATGGAGTATATTCCTAATAACCTTTATAATTTTCATCCAGGCTCTCATGTAAATCAGGGATTAGATGTGGGGATTAATTATATTTCAAATATGTTAAATACTATTTTAAAGCCAGATCAAACTACTACTGTTCTTCTAGAAACAATGGCTGGAAAGGGTACTGAAGTAGGACGTAATTTTGAAGAGTTGAAAATGATATTAGACAAAGTTACTCTTTCAGATAAACTTGGTGTTTGTATAGATACTTGTCATATTTACGATGCAGGGTATGATATCGTAAATGATTTAGATGGAGTTCTTGATGAATTTGATAGAGTGATTGGTCTTAATAAACTTTATGCAATTCATTTAAATGATAGCAAAAATCCTTATAATAGTCATAAAGATCGTCATGAAAAAATAGGAGAAGGTTCTCTGGGAGTAGAGACCTTTTCAAAAATAATTAATCATCCTAAGCTTAAAGGGATTCCTTTCTTTCTTGAGACTCCAAACGAACTCGCTGGTTATGGAGAAGAAATAAAGTTATTAAGGAGCTTATATAGAGAGTAG
- a CDS encoding manganese catalase family protein, giving the protein MFEHKKQLLNMVKVERPNPQYAVLMQEQLGGGNGELKAAMQYISQSFRIKDPEIKDLFLDIGAEELSHMEMVAQTINLLNGHTVDNAKVTSGEIQTHVQCGLSPVLINSSGEPWTANYVTVTGDLVADLLSNIASEQRAKVVYEYLYRQIEDKEVRATIDFLLNREEAHNALFREALNKVQNSGSNKDFGVTKDSKIYFDLSTPGPDHQAPNPTPPSFESPRREKEVVLS; this is encoded by the coding sequence ATGTTTGAGCATAAAAAACAGTTGTTAAATATGGTGAAAGTAGAAAGGCCAAATCCACAATATGCAGTTTTGATGCAAGAGCAACTAGGTGGTGGTAATGGAGAACTGAAAGCAGCTATGCAATATATATCTCAAAGTTTTAGAATAAAGGATCCAGAAATAAAGGATTTATTTTTGGATATTGGTGCAGAAGAACTTAGTCATATGGAGATGGTTGCACAAACAATTAACTTATTGAATGGGCATACAGTAGATAATGCGAAGGTTACTAGTGGCGAAATTCAAACTCATGTACAATGTGGACTTTCGCCTGTATTAATTAATTCATCAGGAGAACCTTGGACAGCTAACTATGTAACTGTCACTGGTGATTTAGTGGCTGATTTATTATCAAATATAGCATCTGAGCAAAGAGCCAAGGTTGTATACGAATATTTATATAGGCAAATAGAAGACAAGGAAGTTAGAGCTACAATTGACTTCTTGCTTAATAGAGAAGAAGCACATAATGCATTATTTAGAGAGGCATTAAACAAAGTACAGAACAGTGGATCTAATAAAGATTTTGGGGTAACTAAAGATTCCAAGATTTATTTTGATTTATCAACCCCTGGTCCTGATCATCAGGCACCAAATCCAACACCTCCATCATTTGAGTCACCAAGAAGAGAGAAAGAAGTGGTATTGTCATAA
- a CDS encoding phage holin family protein: MAHREHEVRHSNGNSIGRWIGRLVLITIILAITSFLTPGFTIYGLWSTVLAAVVITIIDSLVESFMGVDASPMGKGLKGFVIAAIIIYATQFLVPGMSVSIIGAILAALVIGVLDAILPGRAM; encoded by the coding sequence ATGGCGCATAGAGAACACGAAGTTAGACATAGTAATGGTAATAGTATTGGAAGATGGATAGGAAGATTAGTTTTAATTACAATCATCCTAGCTATCACATCATTTTTAACCCCAGGGTTTACAATTTACGGATTATGGTCAACTGTACTTGCAGCTGTAGTAATAACAATAATAGATAGTTTAGTTGAATCATTCATGGGTGTTGATGCATCACCTATGGGAAAAGGGTTAAAGGGTTTTGTAATAGCGGCTATAATAATATATGCAACACAATTTCTAGTCCCAGGTATGAGTGTATCAATAATAGGAGCAATTCTTGCTGCCTTAGTTATTGGAGTTTTAGATGCTATATTACCTGGTAGAGCAATGTAA
- a CDS encoding methylated-DNA--[protein]-cysteine S-methyltransferase yields the protein MKSAFSYGTDIGTIVIEENGKAITKIYLANEDIDDLLVKRQETELLMQAIKQLNEYFSGSRNFFDLPLEPEGTEFQKKVWNALKEIPFGETRSYGEIAKKIGNEKAARAVGMANNKNPIMIIIPCHRVIGSNGKLVGYAGGLDIKEKLLNLEKNIF from the coding sequence ATGAAAAGTGCATTTAGTTATGGTACTGATATTGGTACTATTGTTATAGAGGAAAATGGGAAAGCTATTACAAAGATATATTTAGCGAATGAAGATATAGATGATTTATTAGTGAAGAGACAAGAAACAGAACTTTTAATGCAAGCAATCAAACAATTAAATGAATACTTTTCAGGTAGTCGTAATTTCTTTGATTTGCCTTTAGAACCCGAGGGAACAGAATTTCAAAAAAAGGTTTGGAATGCTCTTAAAGAAATTCCTTTTGGAGAAACAAGAAGTTATGGAGAAATAGCTAAAAAAATAGGGAATGAGAAAGCAGCAAGAGCAGTTGGCATGGCAAACAATAAAAATCCAATTATGATTATAATTCCATGTCACAGGGTAATAGGCTCAAACGGAAAGTTAGTAGGTTACGCTGGTGGATTAGATATAAAAGAAAAACTTCTTAACTTAGAAAAAAATATTTTTTAG
- a CDS encoding HD-GYP domain-containing protein produces MVENFDIYHDIIESLAAALDAKDMYTSGHSTRVGNMAYDLGKCLNLNENDLEMIHIAGHLHDIGKIGVPDIILNKPDKLTEEEWTYMKSHPQIGCNILNKAKSLKEISHIVLHHHERWDGKGYPAGLSKHTIPIGSRIIAICDSIDAMRSNRPYRKLISNEECYNEISNNNGTMYDPIIANCILKNWNEIVLHHYPN; encoded by the coding sequence ATGGTAGAAAATTTTGATATATATCATGATATTATTGAAAGCTTAGCTGCTGCGTTAGATGCTAAAGATATGTATACTTCTGGACACTCAACTAGAGTTGGTAATATGGCATATGATTTAGGAAAGTGTCTAAATCTTAATGAAAATGATTTAGAAATGATTCATATAGCTGGTCATTTACATGACATAGGAAAAATAGGAGTACCTGACATCATACTAAACAAGCCAGATAAATTGACCGAGGAAGAATGGACATATATGAAAAGCCACCCTCAAATTGGATGCAACATACTAAATAAAGCAAAAAGTTTAAAGGAAATTTCTCATATAGTTTTACACCATCATGAAAGATGGGATGGAAAAGGCTATCCAGCCGGACTATCTAAACATACAATTCCAATTGGATCTAGAATTATTGCTATATGTGATTCTATTGATGCTATGAGAAGCAATAGACCCTATAGAAAATTAATATCAAATGAAGAATGCTATAATGAAATTTCAAATAATAATGGTACAATGTATGATCCTATTATCGCTAATTGCATTTTAAAAAACTGGAACGAAATTGTATTGCATCACTACCCTAACTAG
- a CDS encoding alpha/beta hydrolase: MKKIITTIVLIIIAIFTVGFLIINNITHTSGGTINTYLAANLQLNKILNPKNFNKNDLKEVRKYSNGLISKWTEKPIEFSDIKNEVAEINSRKVPIRIYTPRKDKNLPIIIYSHGGSWFEGSIETADNICRKISKNTGAIVISSEYSLAPEKPFPAAIEDVYSVLQWSYKNAEQINGDNKRISLAGDSAGANISAAVSTMARNKKGPDIKCQVLIYPSTNIAELNTKSWGDFQNRLNISSEEMEQYISYYVPKKEERKNPYASPLLTKDFKGLPDTLIITAEIDPLRDEAEKYGGKLREAGVKVNLKQFKGVTHGFITMDKITNQANAALQEVYSYIEKELGK; this comes from the coding sequence ATGAAGAAAATTATTACAACTATAGTGTTAATTATAATAGCAATATTTACTGTAGGATTTTTAATTATTAATAATATAACTCACACAAGTGGTGGAACAATTAATACATATTTAGCAGCAAATTTACAATTGAATAAAATTTTGAATCCTAAAAATTTTAATAAAAATGATTTAAAAGAAGTTAGAAAATATTCTAATGGGCTCATCTCAAAGTGGACAGAAAAACCTATAGAGTTTTCTGATATAAAAAATGAAGTAGCAGAAATAAATTCGCGAAAGGTGCCAATAAGAATATACACTCCTAGAAAAGATAAAAACTTACCAATAATTATTTATTCTCATGGTGGTAGTTGGTTTGAAGGTAGCATAGAGACTGCGGATAATATTTGTAGAAAGATTTCTAAGAATACAGGAGCAATAGTAATTTCATCAGAATATAGTCTCGCACCAGAAAAGCCATTTCCAGCAGCAATTGAGGATGTTTATAGTGTGTTGCAATGGTCATACAAAAATGCCGAGCAAATTAATGGTGATAATAAAAGAATTTCTCTTGCTGGAGATAGTGCTGGAGCCAATATAAGTGCTGCAGTATCTACAATGGCAAGAAATAAGAAGGGTCCTGATATTAAATGTCAAGTCTTAATATATCCATCTACAAATATAGCAGAACTGAATACTAAGTCGTGGGGGGATTTTCAAAATCGGCTTAATATTTCAAGTGAAGAAATGGAACAATATATTTCTTATTATGTACCTAAAAAAGAAGAAAGAAAAAATCCATATGCATCTCCGCTTTTGACAAAAGATTTTAAGGGATTGCCAGATACGCTTATAATAACAGCAGAAATTGATCCGTTGAGAGATGAAGCGGAAAAATATGGTGGTAAGCTAAGGGAAGCTGGAGTAAAAGTAAATTTAAAACAATTTAAAGGTGTAACTCATGGGTTTATTACCATGGATAAGATAACAAATCAAGCAAATGCGGCACTACAGGAAGTATACTCATATATAGAAAAGGAACTTGGAAAATAA